ATTTGATATTCCCCCTAATAACAATCACTGAGGTTAAAGAGAGGGAAAAATTGTTGAAGGAGATTTATGGATCAATGATAGGTCAAAATAACCAAGAGAGTAACTATTATGATGCTGAGTTTATCAGAAAATTCATTGTTTATGCGAGAAAAACCGTGAACCCTGTTTTGAGTGAAGAAACGTTCAAAAAACTATTGGAGTATGATAAAACTCTGTTTAAGAGGCTTAAAAAGGTGGGTGGTAGTTTAAAGCTCCCGATAAGTTTCCGACAGTTCGAATCTCTCATTAGGCTGAGTTTAGCTCATGCGAGACTGAACTTAAGGGAGAAAACTACTGAGGAGGATGCTAAAGCGGCAATTGAACTTTATGAATGGTGTTTCAGGAGACTAGTACCAGAAGAAGAGCTTGATGTGCTTGTCATCACACATGGGAAGAGTACAGAGATGTTGGCCTTGGAGAATAAAGTAATGGAGCTGGTGAAGCTTCTCGACACTGGAGAAGGAGTTCGAGAAGACGAGGTAGTTGAGGAGATTGTGAGAGAAACTTCTGAATTCTCGAAGAGGGAAATCAAGGATGTCTTTGACAGATTGCATAGTGAGGGGAAGCTAAGCTTTTTGGGATTTAGGGGCAGTGTACGGTGGTGGAAAGCGAGAGAATAACACCTATTCCTCTTTAAAGGTTCCATTTTATTCCGTAACGAGCCAGTAACTTGAATAGTGTACTTAAAATGGCTTTCTCTGGAAGAGGGGAATTGAGACTGAACTGTAAACCAAGAACTTCCAGGGCTTCTTTTTGCTGCGAAAAATTAATCAAATTAAGAAAGCTAACTTGGAGATATGAAGTTGATTAACAAAAAAGAGATCCCAGCTGATTTAGCAATAAAAGAAGTCATTAACGACTTATTGAAGGTCTTTCTTATGAATCCCTACATAAAACGACCTCACATTTTGGTAAGAGGAAGAGAAAAGCTATTTATTCTTGACAGGACTTGGTATGTTCTCCAAGAGGTCGTCGAAATTCTTGCCAACAAACGGATCCAAATTAAAGAATATTATGGGGAAGTTAATGAAATTCCAGGGTTGAACGATAAATATGAGAGTTTTAAGGTTTCTGGAAACGAAGCGAGAAAATTCAGTCAAAGAGAACTCGAAAAGCTATTTAAAGAGTGTTTAAAATCCAACGGAGCCATAATTAGCTTAAAAACTGAAGAGCAAGAGGCCATTATCTTCATTCCCATTCGAAAAGACTTGGAATGGATTTAAATTTAATTCGCAAGATTAAATATTATCATACAAGCCACAACATAATGCCCGTGTGGCTCTTTTTTTAACAACTTGGAGGAGGTGATAGGAGCTTTTGGAAGACCTTCTTAAAGATAAAGGAGTTTTGCTCTTTGCAAGCGACCCAAAAGCCTTCGAAACAGTGCTAAAGTATGCAAGAAGCGCAGAAGAGGAAGTGCTGAACCTCAAAAGACTGCTCGGCTTTGCTTTCAAGGAGGAGCTTGAGAAAATTCCCGAAAAAGCCGTTAAAGTCCTTGCAAAGCAGGGCGCCCACATAAGGCAGGTTTACGCCCTCGAAATGGGCGAAAACTACTTGGTTGAGACTTTCAAAGACGTCACGGAGCTCACAATTGTAGTTGGACTAAAAAGAGACGCGGACGTTGCAGACCTCATGAACACACTCCCAATAAGAGTGCTGAAGTTGATCGGCTATGGTATCGAAAGGATCGAGAAAACCGATAATGAAATTGAAATTGTATGCAGGAAGGGCAGGATAGTCTTAAGCGGTGGAATAATGCTCCACGGCTGGATCAAAGGATTTGAAGGGTTCATCTTCTGGTCCGAAAAGTTCGAGTGACTCTCTTTTTCTTTTTTTATTTTTTAGCAATGCGTTCAAAATCACGCATTCAAGGAGAAAATTTAAAAAAAGCCAGTAGTAACATGAAATGGGGAAATAAAGTGGAAGCAAATTTCATTCAAATCACATTAATATCACTTTCAATCCTATTATCCCTCACACTCACGGGTATTCTTCTTCATGCTTACTTTAAAAAAGCAAAAAACCGAGTGCTTCTCTTTTTATCGGCTGGAATCCTCATGCACGCAGTCACGTCAGCGGCTTACTACATGAGAGAACTCTGGCTGGGAATCCTCTCATACGCACTCTTCACAACCCTAATCCTCCACGCAACCGCAGAATACTTGAAAACAAAAGGCAAAACACCTTCCTGCGAACTTTTTGCCTTAATAATTCCCCTCTTTGCAATTTACTTCATCATCTTCACCCGAATGTTCCCAAACGACAATTATTTACTCTCTCACGCGGTCTTCGGCTTCTTCGGCTTCATACTCCTCGCAATAAGCGTAAACTTCATGAAATTAAGGGAGATTGACAAACACCACGCCTACCTCGGCATTGGTGCAGCGGGCATGGGAGGTTTGATGATAATCCACCCACTCCTCTTCCTCCCAAGCTTCCAAAAACCCGCAATTTTTGTTTCTTGGTCAATCACATACGCTGCTTTTGGAATTCTTCTCGTATCTTCCATTTTTAATCTCGTCCTCACCAAACACTTCCTCCTCCCCGAAAACTCGCTACCAGTTATTGAGCTTAAACGCCAAATCCAGTTAATCACTCCCCCACAATACGAGACAATAAAAGAAAACCTCAAAGATTTCCCAGTTCTCGCATTTGTGCGGAGCTTGGATGTTCCCGAGAAGTGGATTGCTCATTATGTGAGCACGACTCCTGCGGAGGGAAGCATTCCTCCAACTAACCTTGCCTACATGGCGCAATTAGCAAGCGATTATTTCCGAAGCCTTCAAGAAAAGGGGAGTGGTGGTGGTGTGGTCCTCATTGATTGTCCCGAGTACTTGGCAATTTACAATGGTTTTGAGGCTCTTGTGAAGTTCCTCGCATCGCTAAGAGACATGGCATTAATTTATGGTGGAAACCTGCTCGTGGTTGTGGAAGAGAATGCTTTCGAACCCCAACAAGCCAAAGTATTAAAGAGAGTCCTGGGAACCTAAAAATGCAAACTCACAGGATTATTTCTTTTCCCGTCAGCTCGTTGTTGATGGATTTCACAACTGCTAGCCTAATCTTGCCTTCCGTTCTTTTCACTCGGAATACTGTGGTTGCAAGCTCTTCGAGGAACGGCAGGGGATTGAATTCGGGTCCCTCCAAAATGTCCTTATTTACAAAGTGAAACGCGATCCTTCTTTTGTCTCCCAGGTGAGAAAGAACTGCATTTATCGAGATTAGCAGATCCCTTTTTGAGTCTGTGAGGAATAATGTTTTTTCAAACCCTAAAACTGGGTTTACAACTTTCCCCTGCTCAAAAAAAGAATTGGCAACTTTTGCATACTCTCTTTCTTGAATCAAAGGCTCCTTCAGGGGGACTCTCCCTACAACATTTCCCACATTCCTCACTCCACCCAATTTGATGACTAAAACATTGTTCAAAATCTCGGTGTCAATGCCTCCAAGCTCCATGTGCTGAGCGTAAATGTAAAGCGTGTCCAGAACATCATCAATGAGCACGGGGTAGTTCTTCTCCCCAGCCCAACTTACAATGGCAGCTAACAGGTTTACAGGGGTGGTAAGGGAGTTATGCTCAATGAGCGCTGTCTCGCCAAACTTTAACTTATCAAGCAATGAGGCTAATGTCTCCACTGCCATCACCTTATTTACAAGACATAGTTTAAACAAATATTTAAGATTTTTGTTCATAATCCTGATAAAACTCTCAAAAATTAGTATTCCATCATAGCTTTTGTTTTTTGGACATTTTCTTAGTGGGAGTTGCTTTAATTCTTCTGAAAGCTTGTCCTTCATAGTGAGACTGAAGTCCAACTTTCAGCTATCTTTAATATGTAAGAATGTTTGATATTGTTGATGGGTGGTACTCGTGAAGTTGGATGACTATTACCTAATTTACGACGTCCGCGGGGATGCCCAAAAATCCAGGGAGTACATAAAAGTTAGGGTTTACAGTACAGAGGAATTAAAGAGATTGGTCAAAAGAAGGAAGATGGAGAGCGTACAGGATTATTACGGGGCACAGCTTATTGTTTTCCGCTTAACCCAGCTTCTTGCAAACAAAAAACGCTGTGGTGATGCAATGTTTCTGGTCAATGCGAACTATTGTAGGGAGGTCGGAGTGTTCACAAATGGAAGGAACTTTATCGTGGCAGTTCCAATTTTTGAGGGGAGGGAGGTTAAAAAGACTCTCATACAGCTTTTGGAGTTTGTTTAAGTGACAAAAAATAACGCATTTTCAATGGCCACCCGACTAATCTCGAATTTCCTTACGAAGTTTGAACATTTATGAGCAAAGTGAGCTGGGGCAGGAAGAGATATCACGGCATCCAAGTATGTGGTGTAATTAAGTCTTTGCAAATAAATCAAATAATGGAGAAGATTCCTAGGAAGAGTCTCAGGACCTTTGATGTAACCGTCCTTTGAGTAGTAATATCCTCTCACTGTGTATGGCCTTGCGTAAGATGTACCTTTTTGAGTATTCATTCCTTTATGACCTAAGACGACATACTGGGTAAGATTGCCAGAAGGTAGGGAGGTGTAACTAGGGAGAAACTTTTTATGTTTCCATATTCGTATTCCTGTATCCTTTATTATTTCAACCCCATTAAGTGTTACACCTGATTTTCCAAATTCCTCAAATATCCCTGATTCGAGGATTGTTGAGAGATCTTCTCTCTCAGAAATAGTAAAGAACCCATCTCTTGCCAGAAGAATACCAATTTCTTCAGAATTCCTATTTTTTAGTTCTTTTTTGACCTGAGGAGCACTAAATAACTCTTGAAAGACTTCAAATAGGTTTACAGTTTCTTTATTGTTTGTGTTTTGAGAAATCGCAAATCCTCCTTTGGGAATGCCATTCGGAGTCATTAATACCACACTAGCAGCTACTCCTCTTTGGGTTGCTTCATACTGCCTTGTTACATCAATGCCCAAAATAAGGTCATACTTTGGAGATATTACTTCAGGATTTAAGGAATACATGTAAACTCCTAGCTTTGGTGCAGTTTGAAGAAGAGCTGAATAGCTCTTGTAATTATCATCCAACCCACTTTCGTTTATTCCTTGAATTGCAACTCTTAAGTTAGGCTTTTTAAGGAGATACGACCTCATTTTATGAAATTTTACAATGTTTTTATCTTTAGGTAAGAGTGTTAAAAGCAAAAATGTATCACTTTGATCCTTCTTCATACTTTCAAAATCTTCAATAATTTTTTCTGAATACTTATCAAGAGCCGAAGTTGTCTGTAGTTCCTTCCATACTCCTTTTTCCAAGGGCCTGTCAACTATTTCAGCACCATTTGTGAATGCTTTTCCATAAACACCCTCCTTCAAGCTCAAAACACGTTTGTAAAATATTGATCGTTTGAGTTTTCTTTCCAAATGCTCGGGGTAATAAATGAGAATCTTTAAACTTCCTTTGTGATTTACAAAAGGAATAAGATCTTCCCTAAATGTCCCTTTAGTTAAAAGCAATCCTCTTACACCCCAGCCAAATATGGGGCCTTTTTCTGTTTGTGCCATAAGGATATTTTTGATCTCTGGCAGTCTCATCACATGAGGAGACGTGCTTTTGAACTTCAAGACAAATTCTGCTTTTTTCACAGCATTAGCGTAATTTTTCACAACATCTTCTTCTTGTTTATTAAATAAAATTGACTCAAGTTTCGGGTCAATTATTAATTCGCTATTTAATTCGGTAAAAATAAACAAATCTTGCAAGTATGAAGAAAATCTTGCTTGGTATTTACTGAAACTACTTCTGGAATACTTGCTTTTTGGCACTGCTAGTATCACATACTTTGCGTCCAAGGGGCTTTTAGCAGGATTTAAAGATTTTATTGATTCCTCAATTCTTAAATAGGCATTTCTTTCTTTGATTCTGGTGGAATTTTTCAGTTGGAGTAAGAAGTCATAAGCTTCTTTGTCTTTTAAGATTTTAACAATGTATGAAAAAACGTTATTGCTCTTAATTTTAGGGCTTTTTATTTTTATTTCCTCTTCATTTTGAACATGCTCTTCAATCAGCGCCATAACTTGGTCAAGGCTTTTTTCTGGTAGTTCCCATAATTTTAGTGTTTCAGTTTCTGAAGAATATTTAATGGCAACATAAACAGTTTTTTCATTAAATCCAACAACTTTTATTTGTGGAGTTTTTATTCTTCTTATTCGCACTCCAATATCAGGATTTTCAAGAAAACCCTGTATTTTAGCAGAGTCCACGTAAACTTTGAGCTTCTTTCCAAGTATTTTCTTCACATAAGCAGACATTAGCGAGATGGCAGTTTTTTGAGGATATTTCGATATTTTAACAGGCAAAAGTGACATTGGTTGAAAATCCTTAATCCTTGCTAAAAAGTTTAGCTTATCATAAAAGAAATAATAGTAGTACTCTCCATCTGAATACTTTATCAGGAGCTTTTTGTTCAATTCGTCTTTTAATTCTTCAGGAAGATGTTCATAAGCTTCTTTTTTGCTTGAATATGGATAAACTTCAAGTTGTAGGATTTCATGGCTTATGTCTTCGGGAAGCTCCAATACATTCCATCCGTCCCATCGAAACCAGAAATTTGTATCCATCTTCATCTCGTTGCCCTCATTTAATTCCTGGTAAAGGAGAAGTACTTAAGTTTTTTCTTTCGTTAATTACTGGAATACTACTATTTCGTTAATGATTATTCATAAGTTTTTTCAGAAATTATTTAAGTTTCCAGAATGAATTACGATGTGAGGTGCTTCGATGAGTCGGGACGTGAATACGTATTTGAATACGTATTCTGTACACAGAAGAACATTGAAGCGGAAAGTAACTCTTTCTGTTCGTGCCGATTTGGTGGAAATGGCGAAGGAGAAGGGTATTAACATGTCCAAACTGCTTGAAGAGGCGTTAAAAGAGGAGTTGGGGGTCTGGAGCCTTGGATTTGGTAGCCCCGCGGGGATTCGAACCCCGGTCGCGGGATCCAGAGTCCCGCATGCTTGGCCGCTACACCACGGGGCTACGCCCGATGTTAAATTAAGCAGGGTATTTATAAATCTTACCCACTTAATAACTTTTCAGAACCATTTTATTGCCATTTACATGTAAATTTTTCATAGAAATGTTTTTATTTTTGCCATTTAAGTGTACATAGGTGATAAAGTGAAAGTCGTATGTCCTTATTGCGGTTTTGGATGCAAGCTCATCATCGACCCTCAGACATTAACAGTTAGGCCCTACAAGGGAGAACCAAACAAAGGAAGAATATGCCCCAAAGGTCTCTACGCTATGGAATTCGCCCTCTCAAAGGATAGGATCAAAAAGCCTCTGAAACGAGAAAAAAATACCTTAAAGCCTATAACTTGGGGGCAAGCGATCGATGAAATCTCTCATAAACTCCTTGAGATAAGAGAGTTCTATGGCCCCGATGCTGTTGCTTTCATAGCTTCCTCAAAGACTAGCAACGAAGAAAACTATCTTCTACAAAAAATAGCGAGGCTCTTTGGAACCAATAACATAGACAACTGTGCCAGGCTTTGCCATGAAGCCAGTGTTCATGCACTTAAAATGACACTCGGAACAGGAACCCAAACAAACCCATATGAAGACTTGGAAAAATTTGGGGTCATAGTTATCTGGGGTTACAATCCTGCAGAGACACATCCGGTAGTTTTGGACTACATAAAGAATGCTAAGAAAAAAGGTGCAAGGATAATTGTCATCGATGTTCGTGAGACCCTCACAATGCGTTTTGCGGATTACAAACTTATAATAAAGCCTGGAACCGATGTAGTCCTTGCCAATTCTATTATGCACGTTATAATTAAAGAAGAGCTCTACAACGAAGATTTCATCAAAAAAAGAACAACAGGATTTTCAGAGATTAGAATGGCCACTATGAAATACACCCCCGAATACGCAGAAAGAGTTACTGGAATTCCTGCCTCCCTTATACGAGAAGTTGCAAGAGAGTTTGCCCTAGCAGGCAGTGGAGCAATTATGTGGGGGATGGGGGTAACACAACATGTCTCTGGGGTCGAAAACGTTCTAGCAATAGTAGACCTTGCCCTCCTCTTAGGCTACATAGGTGAGAGAGGGGGCTTATATCCAATGCGAGGGCAGAACAACGTTCAAGGAGCAGCATATATGGGGGCTCTTAGCGAGTTCTTGCCCGGTTATATTCCACTCGATGATGAAAAGTTCAGAAAAAGGGTTGCTTCTCTTTGGGGCGTCAACGACCTTCCAACAGAAAGAGGGTTATACCTTACGGAACTCTGGGATGCAATTGAACGGGGAGATTTAATGGCTCTTTACATTGTTGGAGAGAACCCAGCCGTTAGTGAAGCCAACTTCGCTCGGGTTAGGAAGGCCCTTAAAAAGCTAGACTTATTAGTTGTGCAGGATTTGTTTATGACACAAACAGCCCGTTATGCTCATTATCTCCTCCCTGCCTCGAGTTTCTGTGAAAAGGAAGGCTCGTATATGAACAGTGAACGTAGAATTCAATGGAGTGAAAAAGTCATGGAACCCTTGGGAGACTCCAAACCAGATTGGGAGATATTCACAATGCTTGGAAAAGCTTTGGGCTTGCCTGGGTTCAACTATTCCTCTGTAGAGGAAATAACAGAAGAATATTTTCGTTTGTTTCCTGAACTTGAGGAAAGAGATATAAAAGAACTTAAAGAGAGCGATGGAATATTCCTCCCAAAGAAAAGACTTCACACATGGGAATTCGCAATGCCCGATGGGAAAGCCCGATTCGTTGCTGTGGAACGGATTTTTCCATGGGAAAATACCAACAACGATTATCCCTTTGCTCTAACAACAATTAGGCTCGTAAATAACTACAACACTGGGGAGATAGCACTGAGAAGTCCTTCGCTGGTCAAACTTATGGGAGAACCAAAAGCCGTGATAAGCGAGAATGACGCAAGAAGACTGAGAATAAAGGCAGGTGATCTAATAGAAATTGCAACAAGACGTGGGAAAATTAGAATAAAGGCTGAAATTGGAAAAATTAGGGAAGGAGTTATAGCAATTCCCTTTCACTTTAAAGCAAATAAAATCACCAACAGTGCTCTTAACAAAGCAGGAACACCGGAATTTAAATTTTCAGCTGCAAGAATAAGAAAACTTAAAACCGAAAGGCCCACTCAGGATAATTACCCGTAAGGCATGCTAGGCAGAGATCTCTTTTTCCTACAGCTTTTTTTAGACCCTCAACAGTAAGATAAGACAAACTATCCGCCCCAATTACTTTTCTAACCTTCTCTATGCCCCCAAAAGCTGCTATCAACTCATGTCTGGTTGGAATGTCTATTCCCATATAGCAAGGATGTTTTATTGGAGGGGAGGCTATTCTTACATGCACTTCTTTTGCACCGGCATTTCGTAACATCGCTACTATCCTTTTCATCGTAGTACCCCTCACTATGGAATCATCTACAAGAACAACACACTTTCCATCAATGATATCTCTAACAGGAGAAAGTTTGAGCTTTACTTTTAACTCCCTGTAGAATTGACCAGGCATTATAAAGGTCCTCCCAATATAACGGTTCTTTATTAAACCTTCAGCATATGGAATCCCGCTCACCTGGGAAAAGCCTAATGCAGCTGCTCTTCCGGAATCTGGCACTGGAATGACAACGTCAGCACTTGCAGGACTCTCACGTGCAAGTTCCTGCCCCATCTTAACCCTTGCTTTATAAACACTCACTCCATCAAGAACACTATCTGGCCTCGCAAAGTAGATGTACTCAAAAACACAATGATAATGGCTCTCATTAACTAAAACTTTACTCTCAACACCTTCAGAAATCAAAAACACCTCCCCAGGCTTTACATCCCTAATTTCATCTACAAAAAGCCTCAACGCAGAATCTTCAGAAGCAAAATAGTGACCATCCCCTATGCCATAGCTGAGGGGTCTAAAGCCAAGGGGATCTCTGGCAACCAGTATCTTTCCATCAAAAAGAAAAGCTACAGAGTAGGCCCCTTTAACCTCATTAAAAACTGCTTTCATGGCTTCGAATTCGTCACCAGTTTCCTTCAGGTGCCAGAGAAAAGATATTCCTAAAAGCTCCGAATCAACAGAATGTCTAAACTTTACTCCCCTCTTTTCATATTCCCCCTTCAAAGGTATGAAATTTGTGAGAGTCCCATTGTGTGCCACAGCGATTTCTTTTCCACAACAAAAAGTTTGTAAGGGTTGAGTCTCATTAAGAGAACCTGATGTTGAGTAGCGAACATGAGCTATGGCCATGTTTGACCTAAGCCTCGCAAGCTCACTGCCCCGAAAAACCTCTGAAACTAATCCTCTACCAGATAGGGTTCTTATTTTATGTTTCCATATACTTATTCCAGCACTTTCTTGCCCCCTATGCTGAAGAGCCATGAGAGCATAATACGCTTTTCTAGAAGCGTTCTCTGCCTTGGCTGCAAAGATTCCGCATTTTTCTCTCATAACCTTCCCCCGCGAATCCTTGACTTTTAAATGTTAATTAATCACAAATACTTCAACGTAACTTACCATTCTTAACTTAAAAACTTTGCCCAGATATTAACATAAAAATGACAAAATAAAACTTAAATATTCTAAAATTTCACATAAATATGGTGATACAAATGGAAGTTTATGAAGGAAAAGCGAAGAAAATGATCCCCATGGATGATGGAAAGATGATAATGGAGTTCAAGGACGATGCTACAGCTTTTAATGGAGAAAAAAAGGCACAATTCAAGGGCAAAGGATGGCTTAACGCTCAAATAAGTGCTCTCCTTTTCAAGATCTTGGAAGAGAAGGGCATTAAAAGTCATTTCATAGGTGTTGCCGGCGACAACAGGCTTATCGTAGAAAAGCTTCAAATGTTTCCCGTTGAAGTTGTTGTTAGGAATGTAGTTGCTGGGAGTTTGAAAAAGAGAATCCCCCTAGGAGAGGGCTCCGAACTTCCAGAGCCAATAATAGAATTCTACCACAAAAACGATGCCCTTGGAGATCCAATGATAAACTATTATCACGCAAAAATTCTCGGTATAGATGAAAAAGAAATTAAAGAGATGGAAAAGATAGCACTCAAAGTTAACGAGATCTTACAAGAATATTTCAAAGAAAAAGGAATTTTACTTGTCGACTTCAAGCTCGAATTTGGTAAAAACGAGAAAGGCGAGATAATCCTTGGAGATGAGATAAGCCCAGATACCTGCCGCTTCTGGGATGCAAAGACAAAAGAAAGTTTGGACAAAGATGTGTTCCGTTTTAACAAAGGAGATTTGATTTCAGCTTATGAGGAAATTTATAAGCGTCTCACATCTTGAAGTTTTCTCTGCCTACTTTTTATTTTAGCTTTACAGACAAAAGAAGAGCTTATTCTCCAATATAATAAAAAGAAAAAGCACTCAAGTGGAGTCCCGATAAATCTCTTGAGTGTCAGAATCACCATAGATTTCTTGCGGCGCGACGCCCCAGAAATATTCAAATGAAAATCCTGGATGTGCATCTATATCGATTCCTACAACTTTGTATGCTGCCCATACAAGTTCGGAGCAATAGTAACTGGGTCCATAAACCTGCTTAGTCCAAAGCGCAAAATCATATGGCTTCCCAAGTTGAGCGAGAGCAAATCTAACAGCTCCCCTTTTTTGAGTTTCTGAGGCTGAAACTCTTAGTATCGCCACATCGTCGTACCTTGCCATGTAATCTGAGAGCTTTGTTATTCTCACTCCCGTGAACCACGCCTCAACAACAAACCACTCTCCATTCTTTTCATAGGCCACCATAGCATTGTGAGTCCAATATCCGGGAATTAAAGGGTCACTGTCTGGGCTATGGCCAATGAGCACATCCCCAATCTCTATATCAGCGGGCATTGGATGCTCGTAACTCCCATTCCCTCCAAATGCAAAAGCTGAGCCAGACATAGCAATAAAAACAAATAACACAAAAATAATCTGCACTTTCATGTTCATACCCCCTCAAATTATGACATTAAATCTTTGACTTTAAACAATAAAAAGCTTTGTATTATCTAGAAAAACATTGGGAAATATCAACAATTCTTAAAAATTTGTTATAAATTGTAAACTAAATAAGAAACTGAAATTAAAGCCCCACCCCATAATTCTCTACGACAATTCCTGGCCTTTCTGTCACAACTCCCAAGTCAAAGCTCTCAAAGTACTTGTTTAGGATATCCAATGCTGTATCCCTCTCCGATTGAGGAACGACCACTACCACACCTATTCCCATGTTAAAAACTCTAAACATCTCATCTAACGGAACCCCATTGTCATAAATTAGCCTGAAAATTCCGCTAATTGGAGGCATCTTTAGAGAAAACCCATAAGTTGTAAGGCGCTTGAGGTTCAGCAGTCCCCCTCCAGTAATGTGAGCCAATCCATGAACCTCTACTTTTTTGAGGAGGTCGAGGATTGGTTTAACATAGATCCTCGTAGGTTCAAGTAAATGTTCCCAAAGCTTTTTGCCCTCAAATTCATATTCAAGCCCATATTTGGGAATCAAGAGCTTTCTTGCAAGAGTTAAACCATTAGAATGGATCCCTGAGCTCGAGATCCCTATAACTGCATCTCCAGGCTGTATCTCCTTTCCAGTTATCACCGTATTCTTTTCAACAACTCCAATGGCCGTTCCAGCAAGGTCAAAGCCATTCACAAGCTCTGGTAAGACTGCAGTTTCGCCACCAACTATAGCTATCCCCGACTGTTTTGCTCCCTCATAGAGGCCTTTTGCTATCTCCTGAAAAATTTCCTCATTTGGTTCCTTAACTGCAAGATAGTCCACCAAAGCCACTGGCTCTGCTCCAACACATATCAAATCATTCACATTCATCGCTACCATGTCGATTCCAATGGTATCATATTTCCCAACTGCCTCTGCAACTAAGGTTTTAGTTCCAACTCCATCCGTTGTCATCGCAAGGTAAAAGTCTCCAAAGTCCATCAACGCAGCATAATGGCCTATATTCCCTTTAGGTTCCCCCATTTTTCCCTTCCTAAACTCAAAAGTTGCTTTTGCAAGGGAAATGATTCCTTTTAAGGCTTTTTGAGTCTTTTCATCGTCAACACCAGCTTGCGCATAAGTCAACATGATTATCACCGGAAGGTGTTCGAGAGAAGGCTTTAAAAGTTTTATCATTTTTATGTTCAAAAACTCTTAAATATCCCCAAAGTTTTAACATACAAACGTCAATAAATTTAGGTGATACCCATGATAAGCATTAGAGATGAAATTGGAACTCCCCTAACTGATTCTGCTGTTAAAATTCTCCTTCTTGGGAGTGGCGAACTTGGAAAAGAGATAACCATAGAGGCCCAGAGATTAGGGGTCGAAGTAATCGCAGTCGATAGATATCCAAATGCCCCTGCCATGCAAGTTGCCCATAAAAGCTACGTGGGCAATATGAAAGATAAGGACTTCCTCTGGAGCATTGTGGAAAGAGAAAAACCTGACGCAATA
This genomic window from Thermococcus alcaliphilus contains:
- the purF gene encoding amidophosphoribosyltransferase, producing MREKCGIFAAKAENASRKAYYALMALQHRGQESAGISIWKHKIRTLSGRGLVSEVFRGSELARLRSNMAIAHVRYSTSGSLNETQPLQTFCCGKEIAVAHNGTLTNFIPLKGEYEKRGVKFRHSVDSELLGISFLWHLKETGDEFEAMKAVFNEVKGAYSVAFLFDGKILVARDPLGFRPLSYGIGDGHYFASEDSALRLFVDEIRDVKPGEVFLISEGVESKVLVNESHYHCVFEYIYFARPDSVLDGVSVYKARVKMGQELARESPASADVVIPVPDSGRAAALGFSQVSGIPYAEGLIKNRYIGRTFIMPGQFYRELKVKLKLSPVRDIIDGKCVVLVDDSIVRGTTMKRIVAMLRNAGAKEVHVRIASPPIKHPCYMGIDIPTRHELIAAFGGIEKVRKVIGADSLSYLTVEGLKKAVGKRDLCLACLTGNYPEWAFRF
- the purC gene encoding phosphoribosylaminoimidazolesuccinocarboxamide synthase, encoding MEVYEGKAKKMIPMDDGKMIMEFKDDATAFNGEKKAQFKGKGWLNAQISALLFKILEEKGIKSHFIGVAGDNRLIVEKLQMFPVEVVVRNVVAGSLKKRIPLGEGSELPEPIIEFYHKNDALGDPMINYYHAKILGIDEKEIKEMEKIALKVNEILQEYFKEKGILLVDFKLEFGKNEKGEIILGDEISPDTCRFWDAKTKESLDKDVFRFNKGDLISAYEEIYKRLTS
- the purM gene encoding phosphoribosylformylglycinamidine cyclo-ligase codes for the protein MLTYAQAGVDDEKTQKALKGIISLAKATFEFRKGKMGEPKGNIGHYAALMDFGDFYLAMTTDGVGTKTLVAEAVGKYDTIGIDMVAMNVNDLICVGAEPVALVDYLAVKEPNEEIFQEIAKGLYEGAKQSGIAIVGGETAVLPELVNGFDLAGTAIGVVEKNTVITGKEIQPGDAVIGISSSGIHSNGLTLARKLLIPKYGLEYEFEGKKLWEHLLEPTRIYVKPILDLLKKVEVHGLAHITGGGLLNLKRLTTYGFSLKMPPISGIFRLIYDNGVPLDEMFRVFNMGIGVVVVVPQSERDTALDILNKYFESFDLGVVTERPGIVVENYGVGL
- a CDS encoding YiiX/YebB-like N1pC/P60 family cysteine hydrolase encodes the protein MKVQIIFVLFVFIAMSGSAFAFGGNGSYEHPMPADIEIGDVLIGHSPDSDPLIPGYWTHNAMVAYEKNGEWFVVEAWFTGVRITKLSDYMARYDDVAILRVSASETQKRGAVRFALAQLGKPYDFALWTKQVYGPSYYCSELVWAAYKVVGIDIDAHPGFSFEYFWGVAPQEIYGDSDTQEIYRDST